Sequence from the Hymenobacter gelipurpurascens genome:
GCCTCCACCCAACTGGCCGCCGGCTCGGTGGGCACCTATATCTGGTAACTCTCTTTTTCTAGTAGCATGCAATACCCCCTCCTGGCGGCTCTGCTGGCCACCACCCTCACCACTGGCGCCCTGGCCCAGAAGAAAGCCTCTACCCCCGCCGCCAAGCCCACCCCCACGTACTCGGCGGCCGGCCGGCAGGTGCAGGTGTATACCACGGCCGACAAAACGGAGCTACGCCTCGCGGCCACCGACAAGCTTTCCTTCCAGGCCCAGCCCCAGCCTCTGGAAACCCAACCCACGGTCTTTGTGGATCCTACCCACTCTTTCCAAACCATGCTGGGCATTGGCGGGGCCCTCACGGATGCCGCCGCCGAAACATTTTCCAAGCTGCCCAAAGCCCAGCAGCAGGAGTTTCTGCAGGCCTACTATAGCCCCACCAAGGGCATCGGATACACGCTGGCGCGCACGTCCATTCACAGCACCGACTTTTCCACGGCGCCTTATACCTACGTGGCCGAGGGCGACAAGGAGCTCAAGACCTTCAGCATCAAGCACGACGAGCAGTACCGCATTCCCTTCATCAAGCAGGCCATGGCCGCGGCCGGCGGTAAGCTCACCATGTACGTGAGCCCCTGGAGCCCGCCGGCCTGGATGAAAGACACCAAGGAAATGCTGCGCGGCGGCAAGCTGCTGCCCGAATACCGGCAGAACTGGGCCAACTACTACGTAAAGTTTATCCAGGCCTACGAGAAGGCCGGCATTCCCATCTGGGGCCTCACGGTGCAGAACGAGCCCATGGCCAAGCAAAAGTGGGAGTCCTGCATTTTCACGGCCGAGGAAGAGCGCGACTTCGTGAAAGGCTACCTCGGGCCCACTCTTAAAAAGGCCGGCATGGGCGACCGGAAGCTCATCGGCTGGGACCACAACCGCGACCTGATGTTTCAGCGGGCGGCGACTCTGTTTGATGATCCCGAGGCCAGCCAGTACTTCTGGGGCTTGGGCTACCACTGGTACGAGACCTGGACCGGCTCGGGCATGCAGTTCGACAACCTGCGCCGCGTGCACGAAACCTACCCCGACAAGCACCTGATCTTTACCGAAGGCTGCGTGGAAAACTTCCAGTTCAGCGGCATTCAGGACTGGCGCCTGGGCGAGCGGTACGGCTACTCCATGCTCAACGACTTCAACGCCGGCACCGAGGCCTGGACCGACTGGAACATCCTGCTCGACGAAACTGGGGGCCCCAACCACGTGGGTAACTTTTGCTACGCCCCCATCATCGGGGACACCCGCAGCGGCAAGCTGCTCTACACCAACGCCTACTACTACATCGGCCACTTCGCCAAGTTCGTGCGGCCCGGCGCCAAGCGCATTGCCACCGCCTCCAGCCGCGACGTGCTGCAGACAACGGCCTTCCTGAACACCGATGGCAAAGTGGCGGTAGTGGTGCTGAACACCACGGAGAAAGAGCAGCCCTTCCAGCTCTGGATCAAAGGTCAGGCTACGCAAACTACCAGCCGGCCGCACTCCATTATGACCATGGTCGTAAATTAACCTGGCCTAGGCACCTTCCACGATGCCTGGGAAAGCCTTCGGAAGCTCCTTTTCCGCGGGCCTACCACTGACGACAGAATAAGCAGTACCTGCAAGTGCTGACTTAACCAGTTAGGTGACGCCGTAGGAAGCGTTACCTAATGGGCCCGCTAGCGTTGGGTGGGAATTTTCGCTAGCGTGGCGTAAAGGCGAAAGCAGGCGGTGTGGGATCCGCCTGCTTTCATGCTGTATAAGCACTCCAGTTTCAGACAACCTTTCCCCCCTATTTGCTTTACTTCATGATGAAAGCCCTATTCCTTTCCACTGCGCTGTACTTGGTCGCTCTGACCGTTACCGCCCAATCGTTTAAGTCTATGCGCTGGCAAAATGCTCCGAAGAAAGCCACCATTACCGCCTCCAAAGTGCAAGTGCAGGTAGAAGGCGGCACCGACTTCTGGCGCGTGACGCACTACGGCTTCATCCGCGACAACGGGCACTTCTACTACCAAGAGCAGGAGGGCGACTTCATCGCCAAAGTCAAAGTCCTAGGCCAGTACAGAGACCTCTACGACCAGGCCGGACTGATGATTCGGCTCGACGAGAAGAACTGGATTAAGACCGGCATCGAGTACGTGAAGGGAGTGCAGAACGTCAGCGCCGTCGTGACGCGCGAGGTGTCGGACTGGTCGGTGGTGCCGCGCCAAGACAGCCCCAAAGCCGTGTGGCTGACTCTCCTGCGCAAGGGCGACTACGTGGAAATCCAGTACTCCTTCGACAACCATGAGTTCAAGATGCTGCGCCTGGCCTACTTCCCTCCTGCAGCCGGTCAGAAAGTACAAATCGGGCTGATGTGCGCCGCCCCCGATGGCAAAGGCTTCCCCGTTGAGTTCGAGGAGTTTTCTGTCACTCCGGTCAGCCGCGCAAAGTAACCACGTCACTTTTCTGTATCC
This genomic interval carries:
- a CDS encoding glycoside hydrolase family 30 protein, with product MQYPLLAALLATTLTTGALAQKKASTPAAKPTPTYSAAGRQVQVYTTADKTELRLAATDKLSFQAQPQPLETQPTVFVDPTHSFQTMLGIGGALTDAAAETFSKLPKAQQQEFLQAYYSPTKGIGYTLARTSIHSTDFSTAPYTYVAEGDKELKTFSIKHDEQYRIPFIKQAMAAAGGKLTMYVSPWSPPAWMKDTKEMLRGGKLLPEYRQNWANYYVKFIQAYEKAGIPIWGLTVQNEPMAKQKWESCIFTAEEERDFVKGYLGPTLKKAGMGDRKLIGWDHNRDLMFQRAATLFDDPEASQYFWGLGYHWYETWTGSGMQFDNLRRVHETYPDKHLIFTEGCVENFQFSGIQDWRLGERYGYSMLNDFNAGTEAWTDWNILLDETGGPNHVGNFCYAPIIGDTRSGKLLYTNAYYYIGHFAKFVRPGAKRIATASSRDVLQTTAFLNTDGKVAVVVLNTTEKEQPFQLWIKGQATQTTSRPHSIMTMVVN
- a CDS encoding DUF1349 domain-containing protein produces the protein MMKALFLSTALYLVALTVTAQSFKSMRWQNAPKKATITASKVQVQVEGGTDFWRVTHYGFIRDNGHFYYQEQEGDFIAKVKVLGQYRDLYDQAGLMIRLDEKNWIKTGIEYVKGVQNVSAVVTREVSDWSVVPRQDSPKAVWLTLLRKGDYVEIQYSFDNHEFKMLRLAYFPPAAGQKVQIGLMCAAPDGKGFPVEFEEFSVTPVSRAK